TCAATACCGTGATCAAGAGAGTTTCTAATAATATGCATTAAAGGATCTGTTAATCCTTCAATCATAGCTTTATCTATCTCAACATTATCACCATAATGTTTAAACTCAACCTTTTTACCAAGTTTTTTAGATATATCACGAACCACTTTTGGGAATTTTGAGTAAATAGAATCCATAGGAACCATTCTAATGCTCATAATACTATCTTGCATGTCTCTGATATGTCTTTCAAGAAGTTCTAATCTCTCTAAAACAGAACCTCTAGTTTTACTCTCTTCTATAGTTGATGAAAACTGTGTAAGCATAGCATTTGTAATAACTAAATCTCCAACATTATTCATTAATAAATCAATTTTATCAAGATTTACTCTAATGCTATTGTTATTATTTGAGATAGACTTTTTCTCAGTGTCATCACTATTTTCCTTAGCTCTTCTAGATACAGTAGTTGGGAGGTCCTTTTTTTCTTGTTCAGCTATTTTATTTTCATTAGAAGTTTCAGATTCAATATCATTTATCTCCATAACAGAATTTGGTGAAATTTTTTCCATACCATCAAAGAAACCAAAATTTTCTTTATTTTCATCAATTTTAAATTTATTATCATCTGTGTTATTCGATATATTTTCAAGTTCTTCATCATAAAAACCAATATTTTTATCATCAGTATCATCATCTTCAAAAATACCAAAAGGCATATCTTTTCTATCTCTTTGACTATTTAAATCATCACTGAAAAAACCAAATTCTTCTTTTTCATCAGAAATTGGTGTATCTATTTTTTCTAATACTTTAACACTTTGAGTAATTTGCTCTTCTTCTTTTTTATTAGTAGTAGAGCCATTTGAATATGCTCTAATCTCTTCTAGTAAAGAGCTTGTTAGCTCTTGAAATTTTTCTCTATTTATTTGATTTGATACTTCTAACTCTAAAATTTCTTTCATAACATCAAGTCCATCTATTAGAGTTTCAGCCATCTCAGGTTGGTACTCAATTTTATGACTTCTTAATTTGTCCATTAAATTTTCAACATCATGGGTAAATTCGGCAAAAAAAGCTAATTCAACAGAAGCACCACTCCCTTTTAATGTGTGAACATCACGAAAAAGTTGTCCCATTTCATCATCTGTTAAACTTCCGTTGTTTTCAGCAGCCAACAAAACATTATCAGCTGACTCAAAAAGCTCTGCTGCTTCCTCTAAAAACATTTCTCTATATTTTGAAATATCAAATGACATAATTTAAGTCTCCCCTTTTTGATTTATCTACTTAGCACTATATTTACAGCCTTTAAAAGCTGATCTGGAACAAAAGGCTTAACAATCCAACCAGTAGCTCCTGCAAATTTACCCTTAGCTTTCATTTCATCACTTCTTTCAGTTGTTAAAACTAAAATAGGTGTTTTTAAATATTGAGGAATTTTTCTAAGTTCACCAATTAAGGTTAAACCATCCATATTTGGCATATTAACATCTGTAATAATTAAATCAAAATTTGTATTTTTTGCCTTAGCTAGACCATCTACTCCATCTACTGCTTCAACAACATCTGTATAACCACCCTCGTTTAAAGCGTAGTTTAACATATCCCTAAGCATTGTAGAATCATCTACTATTAAAAGTTTAGCCATATATTAGCCCCTTGATTTTATTCATTTAAAAATTTTTCCCATCCTAACACAAAATTAATTAATATTAATTTAAACCTAGTTCTATTTTATCTTTTTGGATTTTTAGAACTTTTACCTCTATTTCTTGTCCAACACTTAGAATATCGCTTACTTTTTCTACTCTTTGTTTTGAAATTTTAGATATATGTAAAAGACCTTCTCCACCTTTTGCAAGAAGAATAAACGCACCAAAATCAACTATTCTTTCAACTTTTCCAGAAACAATTTCATCTACACCGTAAAGTTTTTCAAAATCTATTTTTACTGGTGCTTTGTATGAAGTTGAGTTATTTACTAAATCTTTTATAAAATCGCTTGCTTCTGTAATTTTAGAAGAGTCTTCTCCACTTACTTTAACAACTCCATTATCTCTATCTAAATCTATATTTACAGAGTATTTTTCGATAATCTCTTTAATCGTAGCTCCACCTTTTCCAATAATAACCATCATTTTAGAACTATCAACTTCAAACTCTTCAATTTTTGGTAAAGCAGGACTTGAAACTATATCTTTACTTGCTTCTTCCATAATATTTAAAATATGAACTCTACCCTCTTTTGCTTGCAAAAGTGCTTCTTGTAGAACATTTAATTCAATTCCACCAAGTTTTATATCCATTTGTAAAGCTGTAATACCTTTTGAAGTTCCAGCAACTTTAAAATCCATATCTCCATCATGGTCTTCAAGTCCCATAATATCAGTTAAAATAGAATATTTATCACCTTCAACAACCATTCCCATAGCAACTCCTGCTACAAGATCTGAAACTGGAATATTCGCAGCTTTAAGTGCCAATGAACCACCACAAACAGTTGCCATAGAAGAAGAACCGTTTGATTCTAAAATTTCTGAAACTATTCTAAAAGTATCTTTGAAGTTCTTATTTATAGTAGATTCTAATGCTTTTTTTGCTAGATTTCCGTGACCTAACTCTCTTCTTCCTACGCTAAAAATTGGTTTTGCTTCACCAACACTAAATCCAGGGAAATTATAATGAACCATAAGATTTTCCATAGATGTTGATTTGTCTGTTAAAACTTCATACATTTGTCCATCTTTTGCTCCAGCAATCGTTCCTACAACCAAAGCTTGTGTTTCACCTCTTGTAAAAAGACAAGAAGAGTGAGCTGATGGTAAAATATTTGTCTCAATATTTATTGGTCTTACATCTTTAAGGCCTCTTCCATCTGCTCTTACTTTTTCATTTACTATCATAGCTCTAACTAATTCTCGTTTTACAATATTAACTGCTTCAAAAATTGTTTTAAATTCAACTTCATTTATAGTACAATAATCATTTTTTGCTATATTTTTTGCCAACTCTTTTAACTCAACTGCTCTTTCACTTTTTGCTAATTTTTTGATAGCATCTTTTATATCATTTGAAAAATTATCTCTTACATAATCAATTACATCTTTTTCTATTGCAAACTCAACTAATTCTACATTAGCCTTTACTTTACAAGCTTTTTCAAAATTTGTTTCATAAGCTATATTTGCTTTTTTTAATGCCTCTTGTGCAAAAGCTATCGCTTCTATTAAAGTTTGTTCTTCCATCTCGTTTGTAAAGTGTTTAGAATCATTTAAAGAAGAGATTGTTTTCATCTCAATCATAAGTAATTCATCTTTTGAACCAGCTATATATAAATCTAAAGTAGAATTTTCTAAATCATCTTTTGTTGGATTTATTACAAGTTTATTGTCAATTTTTCCAACTCTTACACCACAAACAGATTTTTTAATAGGTAAATTAGAAGTATAAAGAGCAGCATTTGCAGCATTTAGAGCTAATGTTTGTAAATCTACATTTTTATCAGCACTTACAACCATTACAGTTATTGTTGTTGGATATACAAAACCTTTTGGAAAAAGTGGTCTTAAACTTCTATCTATTACTCTTGAAGTTAGAGTTTCAAAATCGCTTGGTTTTCCCTCTCTTTTTATAAACCCTCCAGGAAGTTTTGCAGAAGCATATGTTTTTTCTATATATTGAACAGTAAGAGGAGTAAAATCTTCACTTACAGGATTATCAAATTCACTAGCAACTGCGGCTATTACAACTGCATTTCCCATTTGAGCTAATACAGCACCATTTGCTTGTTTAGCAATTTTATTAAACTCAAAAATCTCTTTTTGTTCATTTAGCTCTAATTCGCATTTTATTATCATTCTTTTTCTTTTCCTTCATTTTTAATTCTATTTATATCTTCGTAAGTTATCTCTTCAAAAGTATCATAATAATACTCTGCTTCAATAAAATGATCAAGACTTTTTATATAATATAAATCATCTGTAATACTATCTATTGCTTTTATACTAGCAGTTGATAGTATTGGAGTTGCTACACTTATAGATTTTACTTTTTGGTTTATAATAGTTTTTATACAAGCCATCATAACTAAACCAACATTTATATCCTCATCCACAATTAAAACATTTTTTCCAGCCAAATTTTGAAATTTTTCACCATTTCTAAATCTATATGCTATTGGCCTTATATTATCCTTATATATCTCTTTAGACATGATATATATTGAATCAAGATTTATATCAAAAGCTTTAACTAACTCTTCATGTATTAAAACTTCTTCTAGTTCTGTTACAACTGCTATTTCACACTCATCATTTTGTGGAGCATAAATCTTTTCATTAAACATAATATCAAATTCTGCATCCAAACTATCTGCTACTATTTTTGCAATTTCATAACCACCATATGAACAAGCAATTACCGTCCACTCTTCAAGCCTCATACTATCTATTGGTAATATCTCTAATAGTTTATAAGCTGCCTCTTCTCTATTTTTGAAATATATTTTATCTTTACTCATTATTATTTATCACTATTTTGAACTATAGACTTTTGTCTTATTCCACCAATTGGTTTTAGCATTAAAACAGCATATACAATAGTTTGCTCATAACTATCATAACTTCTTGTACTCTGAACATATCTACTTCTAGGAGTTATCTCTTTTTCAAGTAGCAAATCTAAATTCCAACAACTATCATCTATATTTAACCCTATTCCTTGTCTATTTCTTCTCTTTTCTTGTAAATCATAGTTTTCATAATATTTTATAGAGTAATCTTTAGCCAGTTTATAAGAAGTTGATAATCTATATGATTCTAAATCATCTCTTGTATTAAATTCATTGTTTGTCTTCTTACTATAATAATAACCAGCACTAAAAGTTAAATCTTCGTAACTTAATGAGTTATCAAAACTTCCTTCAACAACTTTGTTATCATCCATATTATAAACAACTTTTCCAGATAATGAACCATAATCATGATTTATCTTTACGTAGTTATCTAAATCTTGAAATTTTGGCTCATCTACACTATTATATAAGATGGATTGCGACATCTTATGATTTATAAACTGCTTTAAATTCTCTTTATCATAAATTGATTGATTTAAAGATAATTTTATCGTTTTTTGTTCTTGTAAAGTTGGAAAAACACTTAATTCATCATATTTTAGTGGCTGATTCTCTTTTACTGTTATATTGTATAAATCTCCATCTTTTCTTAAATTTTCAGGAATATCATAACTAGCATTTAAGTTTAAAGTATGAATATAGTCACTATATGGTTTTATTAAATCTGTTCCAACAATAAAAGATGTTCTATTTTGGATTAAAGTTCCATCTTCATATCTTAAATTATTATATAAAGAGTTACTGTAATCATATTGAGTTAAAATAGTTCTATTTTCAACTCCTAAATACATATAGTCATCTAAGATATTTTTTGTATAACTAATAGGAACAGTTATATCATAGATTTTTGCATTTAAGCCCTCTTTTCTTGTAAAATTTTGAGCTTTTGTATCTATAGAGTATATAAGGTTTTCTAAAAACAACTCTTTGTTGTATGAGTGAAACTGAACTTGCGGCAACTCTTGTAAAGTGTTAGCATTTGATTTTTTTGAAGCATCTATATAGTATTTTCCATAAACTCCACCATAATATTCAGGTGTATTATAAAAATAGTTTACTTTAGATTCTACTTTTTTATCAGTTCCTAAATTACCATCATCTTCTTTTAATATAATATATTCAATATCATTTAAGTATCTAACAGAGGTAAAAACTCCATCTTGATGCTCTTTTTTTGTTGAAAAAATATTTTTTCTTTCATAATCAATATCTAAACCATAATGCTCACTATTTTCAAGCTTTTCTTCTCTTCTATAATTATTAAACTCTTTGAAATATCCTGTTTTTAAATTAAGCATACTATCAGGGCTATCAGCGTATCTAAAATTTGCGTAGCTTCCATACCCTCTTTTCGTTCTAATTTGAGGAATTAACTCAATATCATAATTATCAGCTGGAGCTATAAATATTGGTTGTGAATATAAAAAACCTTCACTACTTGAATATCCCATAGTTGGAAGTAAAAGTCCTGTTCTTCTAGTTGTATCTGTTGGAAACCCAAAATATGGAAGATAAAATACAGGAACATTTTTTATATAAAGTCTAGGATTATATGTATTCATCCACATAGCTTCAGTATCATAATCACTACTTGATGATCTAATACTCCAAATTGGATCTATACAATCACAAGAAGATAAAATAGAGTTTTCAAGAGTTATTAGATCTTTATCTTTATTTGCCTCTTTAGAGTTTGACCAAATGTTTGAACTGTTATCCATTAAAAATACTGGATCTTGATTTATAATATCATTTTTCATATCTACATAAGCATAGTTACTTTGAGTTTGGATTTTATTATCTTTGATAATTAATACATTATCAAAAAGTTCTAAAATCTCTCTATCTTTATCGTAAACCATTTTATCTGAGCT
Above is a genomic segment from Aliarcobacter cryaerophilus containing:
- a CDS encoding polyribonucleotide nucleotidyltransferase; translated protein: MIIKCELELNEQKEIFEFNKIAKQANGAVLAQMGNAVVIAAVASEFDNPVSEDFTPLTVQYIEKTYASAKLPGGFIKREGKPSDFETLTSRVIDRSLRPLFPKGFVYPTTITVMVVSADKNVDLQTLALNAANAALYTSNLPIKKSVCGVRVGKIDNKLVINPTKDDLENSTLDLYIAGSKDELLMIEMKTISSLNDSKHFTNEMEEQTLIEAIAFAQEALKKANIAYETNFEKACKVKANVELVEFAIEKDVIDYVRDNFSNDIKDAIKKLAKSERAVELKELAKNIAKNDYCTINEVEFKTIFEAVNIVKRELVRAMIVNEKVRADGRGLKDVRPINIETNILPSAHSSCLFTRGETQALVVGTIAGAKDGQMYEVLTDKSTSMENLMVHYNFPGFSVGEAKPIFSVGRRELGHGNLAKKALESTINKNFKDTFRIVSEILESNGSSSMATVCGGSLALKAANIPVSDLVAGVAMGMVVEGDKYSILTDIMGLEDHDGDMDFKVAGTSKGITALQMDIKLGGIELNVLQEALLQAKEGRVHILNIMEEASKDIVSSPALPKIEEFEVDSSKMMVIIGKGGATIKEIIEKYSVNIDLDRDNGVVKVSGEDSSKITEASDFIKDLVNNSTSYKAPVKIDFEKLYGVDEIVSGKVERIVDFGAFILLAKGGEGLLHISKISKQRVEKVSDILSVGQEIEVKVLKIQKDKIELGLN
- a CDS encoding chemotaxis protein CheA, with protein sequence MSFDISKYREMFLEEAAELFESADNVLLAAENNGSLTDDEMGQLFRDVHTLKGSGASVELAFFAEFTHDVENLMDKLRSHKIEYQPEMAETLIDGLDVMKEILELEVSNQINREKFQELTSSLLEEIRAYSNGSTTNKKEEEQITQSVKVLEKIDTPISDEKEEFGFFSDDLNSQRDRKDMPFGIFEDDDTDDKNIGFYDEELENISNNTDDNKFKIDENKENFGFFDGMEKISPNSVMEINDIESETSNENKIAEQEKKDLPTTVSRRAKENSDDTEKKSISNNNNSIRVNLDKIDLLMNNVGDLVITNAMLTQFSSTIEESKTRGSVLERLELLERHIRDMQDSIMSIRMVPMDSIYSKFPKVVRDISKKLGKKVEFKHYGDNVEIDKAMIEGLTDPLMHIIRNSLDHGIEMPEDRIKAGKSDTGTISISAEQANGQMIITIEDDGKGVDSERVAQKALEKGQIDENQFASMSHNDKALLIFGAGLSTADQITDISGRGVGMDVVKTNIHKLGGIIKLDTELGKGTVITIMLPLTLAILDGLDIRVGDQKYILPLSSIVESLQPTANMIKKIGDGTQDLLMLREEFIPVVKLHKLFGLKKSFEKLEDGMLIVVKSGNTKVALSIDEFLNQHQVVVKPLDKNFRSVQGIGAATVRGDGSIGLILDVLGIIDAQIKIEKDMNANKRAS
- a CDS encoding response regulator gives rise to the protein MAKLLIVDDSTMLRDMLNYALNEGGYTDVVEAVDGVDGLAKAKNTNFDLIITDVNMPNMDGLTLIGELRKIPQYLKTPILVLTTERSDEMKAKGKFAGATGWIVKPFVPDQLLKAVNIVLSR
- a CDS encoding LPS-assembly protein LptD, which produces MHKIVVSLALASLLIQANAQELNMEKLQLVAKDVDTKNNIITAVGDVVAYSPTYYLSSDKMVYDKDREILELFDNVLIIKDNKIQTQSNYAYVDMKNDIINQDPVFLMDNSSNIWSNSKEANKDKDLITLENSILSSCDCIDPIWSIRSSSSDYDTEAMWMNTYNPRLYIKNVPVFYLPYFGFPTDTTRRTGLLLPTMGYSSSEGFLYSQPIFIAPADNYDIELIPQIRTKRGYGSYANFRYADSPDSMLNLKTGYFKEFNNYRREEKLENSEHYGLDIDYERKNIFSTKKEHQDGVFTSVRYLNDIEYIILKEDDGNLGTDKKVESKVNYFYNTPEYYGGVYGKYYIDASKKSNANTLQELPQVQFHSYNKELFLENLIYSIDTKAQNFTRKEGLNAKIYDITVPISYTKNILDDYMYLGVENRTILTQYDYSNSLYNNLRYEDGTLIQNRTSFIVGTDLIKPYSDYIHTLNLNASYDIPENLRKDGDLYNITVKENQPLKYDELSVFPTLQEQKTIKLSLNQSIYDKENLKQFINHKMSQSILYNSVDEPKFQDLDNYVKINHDYGSLSGKVVYNMDDNKVVEGSFDNSLSYEDLTFSAGYYYSKKTNNEFNTRDDLESYRLSTSYKLAKDYSIKYYENYDLQEKRRNRQGIGLNIDDSCWNLDLLLEKEITPRSRYVQSTRSYDSYEQTIVYAVLMLKPIGGIRQKSIVQNSDK
- a CDS encoding phosphoribosyltransferase family protein, with the translated sequence MSKDKIYFKNREEAAYKLLEILPIDSMRLEEWTVIACSYGGYEIAKIVADSLDAEFDIMFNEKIYAPQNDECEIAVVTELEEVLIHEELVKAFDINLDSIYIMSKEIYKDNIRPIAYRFRNGEKFQNLAGKNVLIVDEDINVGLVMMACIKTIINQKVKSISVATPILSTASIKAIDSITDDLYYIKSLDHFIEAEYYYDTFEEITYEDINRIKNEGKEKE